actgTTCTAAATTAGTCCGTGTTACGCAATCTCTGTTGACATTTGGCGGGACTctattgaaaatttaagaaagGTGAAAAGGAGCTTGAAAATGGCATTGATATATTTCTTAGTAGCTGTACATATGTGTATCTCAATTACCTCAGGGTTTGAGATGATTTCCTTTACCTGTGTTACTGTAGAAAACTCTCAAACTTGTGAGGTTTACCAACTTGAATGGAGATATAGTGGATCGCGGGTGTACAGTTTTGATGGACCAGTCAAGAGTTAGAAAATATCAATAGACAGAATGACAGGAGGCTCACATCAGAATTGGACCGGAAAATGACAACCTGGAAGAAATCAACATTCTCAGTGGCTCCATGTATGTGTGCTTGTGTTATTTTTCATGTAACTGTTTGCCAAATCCAGTGTTCAAAGGAAATCAAAAATGGAGTAGTTGTTTTGTTTAAGCTAACGTAGctagttttaacttttttacacCATTGAATTTCCAGTTAGATACCGGTACTGTCAAcgtcaaagttttttttatatacctgtaaatgaaaaatacttACACGTTCGTGGTACAAATTAAACCATGTGAATGTTTGGCTTTGTGAACATAATGAAGATTGGATAACAAGTAATAGCTTTTCTAAAAAGCTTGCCGTATTTTAGCTGATTATATTGAGATCAGTGGTTTGTgagtagtttatttttattggaataTTGCACTTCAAGCAATatgacttaataaaattgagaatggaaatggggaatgatattataataaaatgtattctgTGTCTATAAACAACTTGATAAAATAGCATATAATGTAAACATACTTAGGATTACTAatgtaaaagcataaaaatatagtatataccaatacacataattaacatcaccaggcgctgttaattatgtgtattggtatatactatatttttatgcttttacatttttctcactgATACACATAGTTAATATGGCTTCTACTAACGAAAGCTCCATGGAGCTAATGTGTTTAGAGACTACTTATGTCAGTACACCTTTCCTATATTGCAAACTTAGGATTACTACTTGACAAAAtggacaacaacagaaggtagtggcggatccagaggggggcgTAGAGGGTGTACGCCCCATCCCCCCccttttgcttgtttttttttaaatgattaatcaTACTAGACTATGTGAACTTCACCATTTCCTGTGTActctattatttaatttttatgcgaCAATTCTTTACTTTAGAACATATTTTTCGCCATAatttactgattgtcaaagTCTTGTGATTCgctatggtggagttgaccagtgcTTCGAAAAAAGTCGCTCAGTCattatgaaattcaaattacagtaacaCATGATTGCTTAAGCTGAGGATGACAATCATGACACCTTCAAAGCGACAAAAGTTTGAACAAGAACatattgacttctatttcactATTCCACCAAACAGGAAGTAATACTCTATAGACTATAACACTCTCATGAAAAAAGTTCCATGgcaatattatttacctacgaaaacatgtttaaccccaaacgCCATTGTCATGATTGATATGGACTATATAAAATTGCTGTTGGTGTGAACCAAGCTTTGCGTTGAAGACCAAACTACAACCTTTAATagattacttttataaattgtgacttggatagacaTGATAGACAGTTGACTTTGgtacttacatgtatatgagaTCCAGTTATATCTATCTACAAGATTGAgaacacatttgtttgtaataaatttaaaacatatttaattctgTAATATCTGATAATATGTATCAgttatttgtgatttttaatttgatgtgtaCTGGTACTCTCTGGTAATGCCAGTATCAGCATGATtagttgtgataaaaaaaaattgggcgGTTGTCATGTGCAGGTACACCACATGTGGATCTTCTTTCCCctctcatttataaaattgtgcATGATATTTATCACAGAAACGCACCAGTATTTTGGTGAATGAAACAGTCTTgtcatattaaattaaagtcaGAGGTTGAGTAAGAGGGTTTTTCTAGGGGCCTGGGCCACCCCTTTTGTAggaaattttttgttgtttttatagggcatcactgaagcatgactgaaaTTGGCCccttcttaggcagtcagtgtgTTCcgattatgaaaatttcttgatCCACCACTAAAGTTTGAGTAAAGTtagataaacatttaatttatgacAAATTATGCTGAAATTTGCACagataatgaataaaaaatctagTAAATTAAAGATAGGCACTATTATTAAAAGCTTTCCTTGCTTATTCACAAGGACATATAATATCCTTcatgctattctgatctgagtttttattcatacatacatgtagtctGGTGCTGTTCCAAGTAGTCTTCTCTTTTCTGTTTcttgagaagtatttgttttacctgttcagtcactgtaaagtgttacaattcatatttaaacacaacacataaatagtgaccaaaaaggtacaGCTATCACATGAGAAgctagaaaaaagtaaaatgtatacattttaaacatttttgttggaCTATGAAAATGTGGTATATAGATAGATATGCATAGATAGACCATAGaataaataagtaaacaaattCAATGGAGATGTACATGTAagatgaattatgaaaaaaagagCCATGGCCAGGGGCCCTAAGCTTGACAGCATTTGGTGTTGAACAGGTAAAATGTTTGCATTGACAATAAATATAGCCTTTGTTAGAGGTGAGCCAGGTGGCCTTTCTCTAAATAAgctatattaaacatatttctgggctaggttgaaaaataaatgaaaattactttgaaaaaatctaATACAAATACACCAAATTTGGGAGACCTAGatctattaaaatgtttgaaataataagaaagTTGACAAGAACTAAGCTTTTTCAGATAATTTACAGACTATTGAAGTCAGCCTATAATAGACTCTTTGCCTTCTGAAATGTTTGCTTATACACTGTGCTTtcctataatgatttaaaatcagtGGGATAGTTTTCATGAAGAACACTGAGCGTACAGGTATTATGACAAGATAAATGTTGTGTTACATGTATCTAcccaaataattaaaatataaaaattcttgaCTTCTAAAACCAGTAATTGATCTCCTAATTTACATCTCATCACTCTATgctgtgtgaaaaaaaaatttgacttaCCAGTATTgagttgatttatttttaattattttgctttgaatacaccttattgccacaatacaaatgtatgtatatgtatatgtccGCCATTAcaaactgtacatgtacattacaaatattccatgtaaaaatttgatgttttaatacaaaatatatgatgcCACAATGGATAAGTAATTGTTGTATGACTTTAATGGTTATAAAGGGACAAATTCTCAGGTCAGCTGGGACAATACATGTAAGTAGGCGTGGGGGAGGTGGCAACTTCTCCAGTCAtgtttcagtgattccctacatAATCAACCAAATAGTAATGTTcatcatgaaaaaatatactaaGTGTAAGATCTGATGATGTGAATAAATTGAAATCagacatatcaaatgaaattttcagtgcttttgatatatttatgggcaatctgatgagttaagccttttttgactgattttcatatttctttctaatgatgtactgttatacatgtaccactGTCCAAGATTAGGGGGAGGATcggaatcccgctaacatgttttaccccgccacattatttatgtatgtgtctggcCAAAGCCAGGAGACTATAATTCAGTGATCATGATTGtcatttgttaatgtgttacatatttgtttttcgttcatttttttaatataaataaggccgttggttttctagtttgaattgttttacatgtcatatcggggccttttgtagctgactatgctgtatagGCTTTGatgattgttgaaggccgtacagtgacctatagttgttaatgtctgtcattttggtctcttgtagacagttgtctcattggcaatcatagacatacatgtaccacatctATTTTATAATGACTGCTGATCACCAGTGCCCATACTGGGACTATTATGGTCCAAcaaccagtggcggatccagaaattttcctAAGTGCAGGCCCACCAAATTTCCCAGAAAAGGATGGCATGCCCCCTGGCCCCCTTCTAAATCAGCCTCATGACAACTCCAAAGAATAAATCATCATGTACGAGTACATTAAAGATCATCAAACTGTCTACCCCACATGCAAACATCTTTTTGGGAGTTAGCTGTGTTGCAAGTTTTTTGGGTTCGAAGGATCGTATAAATGATTGCCTTGGGGGTCATTGACATTGTCAAAATTCTATAGGCTGTGCATTAATGTAAAACgcttaattatataatttgcaaCAGCTGACACTATAGTATCCTATAGTGCACTGAAACCCTTGCCAATAACAATACCGTGATGCTTGGTGTAGGCTTCTTTGCACATATTCTTCAccttgtaatttttgtattcttctaATCAGTATCGTCGGGATTGTTTATTTACACCAGAAATCAATGAAGCGATGAAAGTGCTGGAAACGATTTTAATACGCAGTGTAAAGTGTAAATTATACACATtactgttctatttttagagaatagcaataatacaaaaatgtacagtTTCTTACCAAAATAGCAACATAATTTCAAGATTAAATCATCACATTGTCACATGATTATATAATCTACACCAAATTGACAGTTTGTCGTGAGTTATCATCATAACTAATCACTATAgcaaatgaacactttatcatactatgAACCTATAATCTAGTATCATGATTTCAATCCGACCCCACTTACGGACGCGTGGAACATATAATGCATGCCACTCATTAATAGCCAATCAGACGTTAAAATGACCTTCATTTCCCCCAGAATCATTCCGGAAACTGCCACGAAGCAGCCATTAGATAGTATTTATAACCAATGAAATTACAGAAATACCGTAAACAGATTTACCCGAACCTGACGTTTAGCCTCTGACTAATCAGACCGTATCACCATGGTGATACGGTAATAATTGCAGATATTCACTGGAGTACAACTGATATCCGTAACTGCAGTTACGTATATCCCAAGATGGCAGACGATGTTTCAggtaaatatttcttttgtcgattttgcaataaatatgCATCATTCTTCGGTATTTCGTGTCTTTTTTAACGTATTACTAAATTTGAAACGGGAATATTGACGTGTTTTGTCATAGTTAAGCCGCCTAAGAGAGAAATCAGCAGTCCAAAAAAACGCGATGATAAGGGTAACTGATAAAAATTTATTGACGTTGATATGCGTAACTGGAAATATTGATATCCGTAACTGATTATTTTCTAAACAATTATCATTCTcgtttgaaattaaataatagtCTGTCGTTATCGCGATCGGTATCAGAAATGTTTCCAAAGTCTTTACAAACATTGTGAGAAAATATATTGACCATGTGACcaattctgtatttttatatAGCCAACAGCATGCCTAGTGAGTTTGAAGATGGATCTTTGGTTGTGGTAAGTATACAAATATTGccgatttatttatatttaaaataggTTCGGAAGTGTAAAATGTTTGATCATAAAATGAGgtgttataaataacatgatacgGAAAGGGACATGTGTAAAATACGTACTGTTTCGTTATAATTGCCGAGAATTAAATGTAAAAGGAAGCTTTTTGAAAAGATAGAAATTGGCACATCATTGTCATATATAGATattggacaaaagtgagttccctCTCCACaaatgtcctatcatttcacatggaaatgatatttttcaaaaacaaatattgccaATTTGTTGCATGActgattttgttgaaaatacTTCAAGCTCTAGAAATGTGTAACGGTTAGTAATACTGTTCCAAGTTTGAACGCATTTtgacttatgtttttttttacatatttgaagtattttttatagtgaattgcaataatttctccatgtttttaaatatttgaaggaTGTGTCACTTATCTCTGTTCatggtaaatatttaaatatcgAAGCCACGATGAAACGAAAGGATATGGTTTAATATTAATGGAAATCCCGAATTCATTGAAAATAACGCATTTGGAAAGAATTTTATTCATCATTTgttcaaaataagaaataaatatatcttcATGGCTTTTGATAAACAAACCATTCACTTAGAATTTGAAAACAGTTTTCTCTTAAGGATCGATCATTTTACTTGAAAgatgttatattattttacGGAAAATATTAACCCCAGTGTTGATGAGATTGGTACaaggttattttcgtgcaacgtattttgacatttttatttcatgtgaAGCCGTGAAAAGGTTCGTTATTCACCGTGTTTCGTGAAATCCGTAAAAAGAGCAGTTCaagcatttttaaattttcgttCATCGTgaaattgcaattttatttcgcgttttaccgtGCACATATCCACTTGACGACCCCTCGTTAATGTAATTAAAGTTAAATGATCGATCTTCTTGAAGTTTATTGAACATTGCATGCTGTTAATtgattttgtgttatttaaatgaGTTATTTTAGGAAACAGTTCtagatacatatattttattatacaaccGTCGAAGATATTCTTGTAtgaatttatgtatttaaaattgtgtcaacatttttgttaatgtccagtggcaagttaAATCCATATTCAGAACGCTGAATGTGTTTTTGCAATAGTCGAAGAGGGGGCTTTGGTTGATTGTATAGGGATTCATTGGAGCAAGACTGGGGCGGACCCCCTCTTATGGCAGTCAGTGCCCTCCCCTTTATGAAAATTGCTGAATCCGCAACTGTAAGGGCAATTATTCGgccatccttatcacacacattaTCATTCTCCTTTAACAAAAAACTTTATCGTTTTTTGTGGTCAgtgttacaaaaaataaactgagattttttcaaaaactattgAATTCAAACAGGGGAAGAATTAAAGGCCAGGGAGTCGTCCCCCCCTCTCCCCTAAAAATCTGGTTGATTATATTTGGATTCAATGGATCGTGACTGGAGTGGGCCCACTCTTATGCCACTCAGTACCCCACCCCGTCCCTTTTATTTCTGGATCCGCAACTGAATGATTATTATTATAACGGCAATTATCCGACCATCCATATCACACACATTATCAAATCGACTCtctttatgcaaattaaaaggTAAGCTCTGCCCGGTCAgttgataaaattttgtataaaaattatttatataattatacaaacatttttaattatgttgatttaactttttatttcgTGGAGATTTTGTACTCAAttcatttttcttaatttttgctttttatattcgattgatgttttttttttattttaacatgtagtatgtactatacatatttttttgtttttgattggcAAACTTCGTTGGTAACTAAAGAAGCATTTACTTTTTATGGATAAGTTGTTTGTAGAACACGATTAATAGTTAAAGGGGCATAAATGTTAACCCTTGTCCGACCGTATGGAAATCAATATGAAAGCCATTGGGGAATTTTATGTTCCATAGACAAACTTTCTAGTTTGGaatatattttagaattaaatataACTAGTTTATAATCGCTCCTATATTTTAGAACAAAGTACTGCAGCTGTCGATGGGTCAATCCTGGTTTTGACAACACCACAGGCAAAAAACACACCTAACTTGATAGATTCGTCAGGTATTGTAACTTTGGTGGTTATATGCACCTTTTGTAAAGTTTGTAAATGAATGATTACCCCTCTTAGTTTATCTAATTTGCTTTGAATTCTTCTAGCCTTCACAAGTATAACTTTGCTGTATCCTAGAATGACACTATGCTCCCTTAATCAAGTATCACCACATGAACTACATGATTTGTGAAATGTATCATAGTTATCAAtttctaaacagaaaacatataaTCTTCCCTTTTATTTTACAGCTAAATATGTGTGTGACATCTGTGGTAAACATTACCGGTCCAAACAGGGGATGTTGGACCATATGAAGAGAGAGCATGGGACACCAAATTTCACCTGCACCCAGTGCCAAAAAAAATTTATATCCCGCACTTTGTTCCGGTCCCACCTCCTTAACCATTCAAAGGTATTATTCaaggaaaacaatattttatagcaCAATTTATCCCAAAGATAAGATACCTTGTAGGTCCTTAAATAAATACCGGTCTCTAAAATGAAAATGCATTAACAAAACAGAAAAGTTCGGCAAATATTAATTGACCAACTTAGTAAAACAATTGTAACAACCTTCATTTTGATGACATTACATGAAGGAAACAAATACCTACGAAATAACCCAAAAGACGTATACTCTATGGGAAACGACTGAAAgagtcaaataacaaaaataccgagctccaaggaaaattctaaaTAGAAGGccctttatcaaatggcaagCAACtctcatatttctgacttggtaccggcattttcttatgtagaaaatggtcgATTAAACCTGGTTCAAAAGGTAGCTTAACCAAACACTTGTACGGCAGTCGCATAGTCGGAATAGACACTTCCAGGAACACACACACATAGTTTAGCAATTTTGTACAAATGTTAAAGAATGAACACTTATCATGAATATTCGTATATTGTGATTTCAGATCGACTTTAAAACGGCCATTTAACTAAGAAAATTTAACTTCTCAAACGCAATTAAATTCTTTCTTATTACCGCATATGTATGTTGGCCACATTTCTCCTTTTTTTCagaatgattttcttttttatttcaggaCAAACAGTACAAATGTGGAGATTGTTCAAAGCAGTATGTGCATAACAAGGATTTGGTCAACCACATAAATGCAAAGCACAGCGACACCATTTATAAAtgtgacacctgtcagctaaaattttcatataaaaaaactcTGTTTCAGCACTGCCAGGCAGCACACGGTAACAAAACCTATGTGTGTATCATGTGTGATGCCAGTTTTCGATATAGGTCGAACTATAGAAGACATcaaaaaaatgtacatcaaatgtaaattgataaaaataatacactgataacaaaattacttggctttttttttattttttaatcacagggtgcattattttttgttgagaTGTTAGATGTCTGTTAAATCATCATCTTTCAAACCAAATCTTTTGTGCGCTAAAATACGTTCCTCGTTAGTCCTGTGATATAACCTTGCACCCTCTGCACCTCTACCGGGAGCACCAAATTCTGAAATAATACCCTTTTTCCTATTTAGACAACTACTCTTCCTCTCCATTTTGTCAAAGAAATGAGATCTGAAACCAAAGAAAGTCTTTAGTAGTTACATTTTCATGTCAAAAATATTCAGTAGGTTAGTGAATGGGTTGAATTGTTatctaatacatatatatatgttagtgTCTCGAATATAttgatcaaattaaaaagacagTACAAGGTACAAAGAGAATTAACAACTTCGATTTAAGAAAAACTACgcctttcttattttttatgttttaggtCTATTTTGGTGACAAGTTTCAATAGCCTACTAGTATTTTCGATATGCTCTACAAAGTCtataatgtttatgtttttttacaattgatttGGAAAGAGCGTCGCTGATATATCTTTATTGGACATTTACAATCTCCTTATAGTTTTCAAGCTAGTCTGAAGCTAACAGCTGATAAGTGCATCAAATTAGCTTATATTGAATAAAGTCGTCCTTACCCTACTTGAATATCGTGTGTATCTGTATTGGTGTCGTTTGTTTCATTCCCTTTATCACAAATTGATTCAGGATCATCTAACTTGTGTTCAGGATATACTCGTAATTTTTTAGATGTCTTCATGTAAAATTTGCTGCAAAAGAATAATTACAGATTCTAACAAAAGTTGAGAAATTTGctaaaaaatgttgtttataaatatcaatctttaaattaaattattgataacTGATCACACTTTGAACTGACAAGctaacaattaaaaaagacttgaacttgtttgttgttgtgtttcaatatttgtttttcgttcacttatttgtacaaaatgaaatatctacatttgtcattttggggccttttacagctgactatgcggtatgggctttgctcattgttgaaggccgtacggtgacctatagttgttaatttctttgtcatttggtctcttgtgaagagtagtctcattggcaattacaccaAAACTGTTAATTCTATTTGTTATGTTTCCTTTAAGACATCTAGTTAATATGTTATTGATTGAAATAAACACAACTTGTCATTTACACTTGTTATGTGTCCTTGTGTTGTTTTTCATAGAcctggtatatatttttttggtaactTTAATTCTAATCGGTCTTACCGGTCAGAATTTAGTCTTTGACTAAATAAGTATACAGCAGAACCTAGGGCTAATGGGATGTCGTCCGGTCTTAAAACGCCTGTCCCCTTTGGGTCATAGTCctaaaaaatagatatattgaaaataaagggATATAGAGTAAATGAACATGGGACAAAATCACACAAAATACATAGAAAGAATGTAAATTATCAATGAACAGGGATTTTATTCCTGTTCTTCATCTTGACAGTCGATGTAGTCTTGAACGAATCATTCAGATCATATGTACAACGATATCAAGAACTGTATACACAGTTCAAAGATCCTCCCATTTCATTAGGGacttttaatgttgtttttttttttttttttactttttggtatCCTCTCTACTTCATAGTAAAATTCCACAAAAGCAACCAACTATGACAAACAAGTACTTTTATCAACTAATCGTTTGGTTTATTGTTTCGGAATTCAATAATTGCGACCCTGAGCAGtacttattattttaattagattaaaTGTGCATATTAATAGGATTGAAATGGAAAACAAAGATTATTAATGGACAATGTCTTCAAATTATAATCATCGGGTTATTGATATCTTAAAATTACTCAATAATtatctaaatttcattatcGATACATACCTGAAATCCAGAGAAAAAGGTTTCAGAATCCAGACTGGTGATAGCTCTTTGGTTGTATGTTCCAGTTTGAACCATGTCATATAGCTGCAATCTTCTGTCGACATTGCTCATAAGGCCTTCAAACTGAGCCAATGGTAAACTAGCAACATATGCACCAGGCGGCGGGAAATGTCCAACTTTCAGGAACGGTAACAGTTTATTTCTCATTGCCAACATCCAATCAATCCTGAGGTCAATAGGAACCCCTGCCTCATCAATTGCGCTGTACCAATTCCTGATGAGCTGACACCATTCCGCTTCATGATTAAATCCCAATATTTCCATTTCAGCTTGTACTTTATTGCTAAATGTTGTATGTGCAAAGGCGTTTTTTTTGTCTATCACGCAATTCTTTCGCAATCTCTAAAGATAGTCCAGTACCATTGGTTTTATAATTCTCAGCGACCTTCCACCATGCCTCACTGTAAACCCCCATGTCATGCAATCCTTTTGAGCAGCATCTTGATCGATTGTTCACAAAAATGTGATGTGGATCGATGATTGGTTGAAGTAATTGACCATTTATTTCCGTTGGCTGAGCATACCACTTTGATATGCAGAAAGTTTTTCCTGTGTCAGTCCTCATTGTTCCCTTGCCATTAAAGCAATTACTGGCTTCCCATTCCATGAATTCGTCCGGAAACGTAAGTTGAGCATAAGCTACGTTTACTGCCAGAATCGGCCATTTCAAGATATGATTGGTAACTAGCGCCTTCAAACATTTAGGACTTGATGTGGGTTGTGGTAATTTTGATCCATCACCATAAATACAACAAATGGAATTAACAAGGTTTGGTTTCAACATTTTTGTATACTCATTTTTGTTCTGTGTGAGACTTAAAATTGTTCTCATTTCATTTACGGTGAATGATTTTCTTATCGCTTCAGCATTTGAAAAGCATGTTTTGAATTCGTCCCAGAAGATGTCCTTTCTGAAATGAATGAGGAAGCAATTGATTCTGTTCGTCATGCACAGAAGGGAAGAAACCAAACGCGTGAAGTAGTGACTGAGAATGACACCCCTCCTGAACAAGAATCAATGTTTCCTATTGAAACCGACTTTGAGATGGCATTAGTTGTTTTAATTGCTTCATCAACGATAGCGAATTCTAAATGGTCGAGATTTTTGTAGCTCTATCAATCTTTTGTACCTTTTCCCAAAAAAACTTCATGAACCTTAAAACTGTGAGGGGTCGCCCTTTGTCGTCTTCGACGGCCAATTCAAGAAACTGTCCATCAAATGCCACTGCTTTAACACGTAAGTCACgataattatatttcatgtcGTGtaccaaaaaatgtattttttaccATACCACAAATAACTAGTGAATTTGTTCTCCATCAATTAATCACACTTGATGAGAAAAAAGCAACAggtcttgataatatcagtgcaaagtttttaaaaatgtcatcaCATCTAATTTCAGTTCCATTATGccacatttttaatttaagcatCAGAAAATCAGTATATCCATCGTTATTCAAACTGGCTAAAGTTTTAccagtatttaaaaataaaggttcaaaaaatgatgtttttaactACAGACCTATTGCAATTTTACCATTACTATCTAAGATCCTTGAGCGACACGTAAAAACTCATTTGATGAattttctaaacaaatataatctATTGTATGTCATGCAATCAGGCTTTCGTGCAAACCATTCCTGTCAAACTGCTATGACTTCTTTGTTAGATAAATGGTTAAAAGCCATTGATGAAGGAAATTTAGTAGGGGCAGTATTTTTAGATCTGTGTAAAGCTTTTGATCTTCTAAATCACAAACTGCTCcttcaaaaattacaaaagtatAAATGT
The nucleotide sequence above comes from Mytilus trossulus isolate FHL-02 chromosome 5, PNRI_Mtr1.1.1.hap1, whole genome shotgun sequence. Encoded proteins:
- the LOC134719410 gene encoding uncharacterized protein LOC134719410, translated to MEILGFNHEAEWCQLIRNWYSAIDEAGVPIDLRIDWMLAMRNKLLPFLKVGHFPPPGAYVASLPLAQFEGLMSNVDRRLQLYDMVQTGTYNQRAITSLDSETFFSGFQDYDPKGTGVLRPDDIPLALGSAVYLFSQRLNSDRKFYMKTSKKLRVYPEHKLDDPESICDKGNETNDTNTDTHDIQVGSHFFDKMERKSSCLNRKKGIISEFGAPGRGAEGARLYHRTNEERILAHKRFGLKDDDLTDI